Proteins from a single region of Synchiropus splendidus isolate RoL2022-P1 chromosome 3, RoL_Sspl_1.0, whole genome shotgun sequence:
- the LOC128756102 gene encoding putative ferric-chelate reductase 1 isoform X1, with product MNLNGMHKLVTTLCFILLSTPVAETMTTVMPITAMETEANTQTGGVETTVITEETTGSATETTIITQLPGNTATPPRTIVRTTAIIPNYDVAPLTGSFSSADCGSTKLCAAEPTQCDPSTAADCFFFAATQTSGRNFECQLSGPSAGYIAVTLSTDATLGGNDTTYVCANDRGNVRFIGAFLDNQELSQTSTLNANEVKGRVDNGNEILCTFKATVPASASRTTGFTIGLSKGSYNSTTGALGNPDTVFQSPTLDLANSSANVTNVLANTTSSTTTATPTTRTATVVSTTSQATVPQQSLTQGKNASERPVGQKSIFHAEVPSLFLCSSPHHCGRVEPAHAMRTLTDMNVA from the exons ATGAATCTCAACG GGATGCACAAACTGGTCACCACCCTGTGCTTCATACTGCTGTCGACTCCCGTGGCTGAGACAATGACAACAGTTATGCCGATAACAGCAATGGAAACAGAAGCAAACACCCAAACAGGTGGTGTGGAGACGACCGTGATCACTGAAGAGACAACAGGAAGTGCCACGGAAACAACCATTATCACACAACTACCAGGAAACACAGCAACGCCGCCACGGACCATCGTCCGGACCACTGCTATCATTCCTAACTACGACGTGGCTCCGCTGACG GGATCTTTCAGTAGCGCTGACTGTGGCTCCACAAAGCTGTGTGCAGCTGAGCCCACTCAGTGTGATCCATCAACAGCAGcagattgtttcttttttgcagCCACCCAAACGTCTGGTCGGAATTTTGAGTGTCAACTCTCAGGACCTAGTGCTGGGTACATAGCCGTCACCTTATCAACTGACGCCACCTTG GGGGGCAACGACACCACGTATGTTTGTGCCAATGATCGGGGCAACGTCAGGTTCATAGGTGCCTTTCTCGACAAccaagagctgagccagacaTCAACA TTGAATGCCAACGAGGTGAAAGGAAGAGTAGATAATGGGAATGAAATCCTCTGTACATTTAAAGCGACCGTTCCGGCCTCAGCGTCGAGAACCACTGGTTTCACAATTGGACTGTCAAAAGGATCCTACAATAGCA CCACTGGTGCACTCGGAAACCCAGACACAGTGTTTCAGTCCCCCACTCTGGACTTGGCCAACAGCAGTGCCAATGTCACCAACGTCCTGGCTAACACCACCTCGAGTACCACCACAGCTACACCTACCACTCGCACAGCCACTGTTGTCTCCACAACAAGTCAAGCTACAGTTCCCCAGCAGTCGCTGACACAAGGTAAGAATGCGTCTGAAAGGCCAGTAGGACAAAAGTCGATATTTCATGCTGAAgtcccctctctctttctctgcagcTCTCCTCATCACTGTGGGCGTGTTGAGCCTGCTCATGCTATGAGGACCTTGACAGACATGAATGTAGCTTGA
- the LOC128756102 gene encoding putative ferric-chelate reductase 1 isoform X2 — translation MNLNGMHKLVTTLCFILLSTPVAETMTTVMPITAMETEANTQTGGVETTVITEETTGSATETTIITQLPGNTATPPRTIVRTTAIIPNYDVAPLTGSFSSADCGSTKLCAAEPTQCDPSTAADCFFFAATQTSGRNFECQLSGPSAGYIAVTLSTDATLGGNDTTYVCANDRGNVRFIGAFLDNQELSQTSTLNANEVKGRVDNGNEILCTFKATVPASASRTTGFTIGLSKGSYNSTTGALGNPDTVFQSPTLDLANSSANVTNVLANTTSSTTTATPTTRTATVVSTTSQATVPQQSLTQALLITVGVLSLLML, via the exons ATGAATCTCAACG GGATGCACAAACTGGTCACCACCCTGTGCTTCATACTGCTGTCGACTCCCGTGGCTGAGACAATGACAACAGTTATGCCGATAACAGCAATGGAAACAGAAGCAAACACCCAAACAGGTGGTGTGGAGACGACCGTGATCACTGAAGAGACAACAGGAAGTGCCACGGAAACAACCATTATCACACAACTACCAGGAAACACAGCAACGCCGCCACGGACCATCGTCCGGACCACTGCTATCATTCCTAACTACGACGTGGCTCCGCTGACG GGATCTTTCAGTAGCGCTGACTGTGGCTCCACAAAGCTGTGTGCAGCTGAGCCCACTCAGTGTGATCCATCAACAGCAGcagattgtttcttttttgcagCCACCCAAACGTCTGGTCGGAATTTTGAGTGTCAACTCTCAGGACCTAGTGCTGGGTACATAGCCGTCACCTTATCAACTGACGCCACCTTG GGGGGCAACGACACCACGTATGTTTGTGCCAATGATCGGGGCAACGTCAGGTTCATAGGTGCCTTTCTCGACAAccaagagctgagccagacaTCAACA TTGAATGCCAACGAGGTGAAAGGAAGAGTAGATAATGGGAATGAAATCCTCTGTACATTTAAAGCGACCGTTCCGGCCTCAGCGTCGAGAACCACTGGTTTCACAATTGGACTGTCAAAAGGATCCTACAATAGCA CCACTGGTGCACTCGGAAACCCAGACACAGTGTTTCAGTCCCCCACTCTGGACTTGGCCAACAGCAGTGCCAATGTCACCAACGTCCTGGCTAACACCACCTCGAGTACCACCACAGCTACACCTACCACTCGCACAGCCACTGTTGTCTCCACAACAAGTCAAGCTACAGTTCCCCAGCAGTCGCTGACACAAG cTCTCCTCATCACTGTGGGCGTGTTGAGCCTGCTCATGCTATGA
- the LOC128756133 gene encoding uncharacterized protein LOC128756133 isoform X1, protein MNLNGMHKLVTTLCFILLSTPVAETMTTVMPITAMETEANTQTGGVETTVITEETTGSATETTIITQLPGNTATPPRTIVRTTAIIPNYDVAPLTGSFSSADCGSTKLCAAEPTQCDPSTAADCFFFAATQTSGRNFECQFSGPSAGYIAVTLSTDPTLGGNDTTYVCANDRGNVRFIGAFLDNQVLSQTSTLNANEVKGRVDNGNEILCTFKATVPASASRTTGFTIGLSKGSYNSTTGALGNTDTVFKSPTLDLANSSANVTNVLANTTSSTTTATPTTRTATVVSTTSQATVPQQSLTQGKNASERPVGQKSIFHAEVPSLFLCSSPHHCGRVEPAHAMRTLTDMNVA, encoded by the exons ATGAATCTCAACG GGATGCACAAACTGGTCACCACCCTGTGCTTCATACTGCTGTCGACTCCCGTGGCTGAGACAATGACAACAGTTATGCCGATAACAGCAATGGAAACAGAAGCAAACACCCAAACAGGTGGTGTGGAGACGACCGTGATCACTGAAGAGACAACAGGAAGTGCCACGGAAACAACCATTATCACACAACTACCAGGAAACACAGCAACGCCTCCACGGACCATCGTCCGGACCACTGCTATCATTCCTAACTACGACGTGGCTCCGCTGACG GGATCTTTCAGTAGCGCTGACTGTGGCTCCACAAAGCTGTGTGCAGCTGAGCCCACTCAGTGTGATCCATCAACAGCAGcagattgtttcttttttgcagCCACCCAAACGTCTGGTCGGAATTTTGAGTGTCAATTCTCAGGACCTAGTGCTGGGTACATAGCCGTCACCTTATCAACTGACCCCACCTTG GGGGGCAACGACACCACGTATGTTTGTGCCAATGATCGGGGCAACGTCAGGTTCATAGGTGCCTTTCTCGACAACCAAGTGCTTAGCCAGACATCAACG TTGAATGCCAACGAGGTGAAAGGAAGAGTAGATAATGGGAATGAAATCCTCTGTACATTTAAAGCGACCGTTCCAGCCTCAGCATCGAGAACCACTGGTTTCACAATTGGACTGTCAAAAGGATCCTACAATAGCA CCACTGGTGCACTCGGAAACACAGACACGGTGTTTAAGTCCCCCACTCTGGACTTGGCCAACAGCAGTGCCAATGTCACCAACGTCCTGGCTAACACCACCTCGAGTACCACCACAGCTACACCTACCACTCGCACAGCCACTGTTGTCTCCACAACAAGTCAAGCTACAGTTCCCCAGCAGTCGCTGACACAAGGTAAGAATGCGTCTGAAAGGCCAGTAGGACAAAAGTCGATATTTCATGCTGAAgtcccctctctctttctctgcagcTCTCCTCATCACTGTGGGCGTGTTGAGCCTGCTCATGCTATGAGGACCTTGACAGACATGAATGTAGCTTGA
- the LOC128756133 gene encoding putative ferric-chelate reductase 1 isoform X2 encodes MNLNGMHKLVTTLCFILLSTPVAETMTTVMPITAMETEANTQTGGVETTVITEETTGSATETTIITQLPGNTATPPRTIVRTTAIIPNYDVAPLTGSFSSADCGSTKLCAAEPTQCDPSTAADCFFFAATQTSGRNFECQFSGPSAGYIAVTLSTDPTLGGNDTTYVCANDRGNVRFIGAFLDNQVLSQTSTLNANEVKGRVDNGNEILCTFKATVPASASRTTGFTIGLSKGSYNSTTGALGNTDTVFKSPTLDLANSSANVTNVLANTTSSTTTATPTTRTATVVSTTSQATVPQQSLTQALLITVGVLSLLML; translated from the exons ATGAATCTCAACG GGATGCACAAACTGGTCACCACCCTGTGCTTCATACTGCTGTCGACTCCCGTGGCTGAGACAATGACAACAGTTATGCCGATAACAGCAATGGAAACAGAAGCAAACACCCAAACAGGTGGTGTGGAGACGACCGTGATCACTGAAGAGACAACAGGAAGTGCCACGGAAACAACCATTATCACACAACTACCAGGAAACACAGCAACGCCTCCACGGACCATCGTCCGGACCACTGCTATCATTCCTAACTACGACGTGGCTCCGCTGACG GGATCTTTCAGTAGCGCTGACTGTGGCTCCACAAAGCTGTGTGCAGCTGAGCCCACTCAGTGTGATCCATCAACAGCAGcagattgtttcttttttgcagCCACCCAAACGTCTGGTCGGAATTTTGAGTGTCAATTCTCAGGACCTAGTGCTGGGTACATAGCCGTCACCTTATCAACTGACCCCACCTTG GGGGGCAACGACACCACGTATGTTTGTGCCAATGATCGGGGCAACGTCAGGTTCATAGGTGCCTTTCTCGACAACCAAGTGCTTAGCCAGACATCAACG TTGAATGCCAACGAGGTGAAAGGAAGAGTAGATAATGGGAATGAAATCCTCTGTACATTTAAAGCGACCGTTCCAGCCTCAGCATCGAGAACCACTGGTTTCACAATTGGACTGTCAAAAGGATCCTACAATAGCA CCACTGGTGCACTCGGAAACACAGACACGGTGTTTAAGTCCCCCACTCTGGACTTGGCCAACAGCAGTGCCAATGTCACCAACGTCCTGGCTAACACCACCTCGAGTACCACCACAGCTACACCTACCACTCGCACAGCCACTGTTGTCTCCACAACAAGTCAAGCTACAGTTCCCCAGCAGTCGCTGACACAAG cTCTCCTCATCACTGTGGGCGTGTTGAGCCTGCTCATGCTATGA
- the LOC128756054 gene encoding uncharacterized protein LOC128756054 codes for MKRKGVFSNLVLEGLCVMLLAIAHTNSTTTSEPATSPIMVTETTMIPTETTIVTVATTADPTDPVVPNSTVTDLEITIDRSGCAAERICAAEPGDCDPSGGECFFVGAVQKGGQNFDFGLSGETEGYLACTLSNDNSLGGNDTTYVCAINNNKIEFFGALLNNGRLTRTEVLVNNVKGKVQGRKIQCTFTATIPDSNTRASQFSLAVSTGAYDNTTGTPGPPNARLQTPVVDISNPNSTVTNTLNTTTNATTATTSTTTSPSTTAGCEAMLQQPLSTALLLTLGVMSLLLS; via the exons atgaaacgtaaag GCGTCTTCAGCAACCTGGTGCTCGAGGGTCTGTGTGTGATGCTTTTAGCAATTGCGCACACTAACTCGACGACAACATCAGAACCGGCAACAAGTCCAATCATGGTAACTGAAACAACCATGATACCCACAGAAACAACAATTGTCACAGTTGCAACCACTGCAGACCCAACTGACCCCGTGGTTCCAAACAGCACAGTAACAGACCTCGAG ATAACTATTGATAGAAGCGGATGTGCAGCTGAGAGGATCTGTGCGGCTGAGCCCGGTGACTGCGACCCGTCAGGTGGCGAATGTTTCTTTGTTGGAGCAGTCCAGAAAGGTGGTCAGAACTTTGATTTTGGCCTCTCTGGAGAGACTGAGGGCTACCTTGCCTGCACATTGTCCAATGACAACAGCCTG GGAGGAAATGACACCACATACGTTTGTGCAATCAATAACAACAAGATTGAGTTCTTTGGCGCCCTCCTGAACAATGGTCGGCTGACTCGAACTGAG GTGTTAGTGAATAATGTGAAAGGCAAAGTTCAAGGCCGGAAAATCCAGTGCACCTTCACAGCAACTATCCCCGACTCCAACACAAGAGCCTCTCAGTTTTCCCTCGCGGTGTCTACAGGAGCATATGACAACA CCACTGGCACGCCGGGACCACCTAATGCCCGGTTGCAAACACCCGTGGTTGACATCAGCAATCCGAACAGCACTGTCACCAACACGCTGAACACAACCACCAACGCCACCACcgccaccacctccaccactaCTTCTCCCTCAACAACAGCCGGCTGTGAAGCCATGCTCCAGCAGCCACTGTCCACAG CTCTCCTGCTCACTCTCGGTGTGATGAGCCTGCTCCTGTCGTGA